In a genomic window of Streptomyces katrae:
- a CDS encoding APC family permease: MPEPSTGGRPATATPQDATATPQDGDAARLSALGYEQELRRSLGVLGNIAMGFAVVSPVVALYAVSMVGTTIAGPAWVWALPVVLLGQCLVVNVYSELASQWPLAGGPYQWGRRLLGPSFGWMSGWVWQFAVMFGNTTVAYLAAPWVFALAGIAPTPAAMVAVAAAILLGCMLVNAFGIRILSLFVSLGIAAEAVASVLVGFSLLLFFRKHGFSLFTETLGAEQLSGGSTVMAFLAVLAVAGWGFIGFDACVSTAEETKDAGRQVPRAMWWALLSVGTVVILNAMAVALAHPDPAAVVAGQDLDPVTTAVVTSFGSWSDKPFVFVVLVGFLACAMASQGGAARGVYSLARDGVFPFSRQVRRVNRRQAPIGGLVASTAVSCSALLLGLNATAIGSLIAFGTAATFLPFFLVSLAALIARLRGTWVPSGHIRLGRKGTFLNVLAVLWTAFEVANVCWPRAVLAPPGAPWYQIWAGLLGTGVVITAGLLYLLVRRPQEKLRTLEPQPARPDADRSAEPAAGLS; the protein is encoded by the coding sequence GTGCCCGAACCCTCCACCGGCGGCAGACCCGCCACCGCCACCCCGCAGGACGCCACCGCCACCCCGCAGGACGGCGACGCCGCCCGGCTGAGCGCCCTCGGCTACGAGCAGGAGCTGCGCCGCAGCCTCGGCGTCCTGGGGAACATCGCCATGGGCTTCGCCGTGGTCTCGCCCGTGGTCGCCCTCTACGCCGTCTCCATGGTCGGCACGACCATCGCCGGACCGGCCTGGGTGTGGGCACTGCCCGTCGTCCTGCTCGGCCAGTGCCTGGTCGTCAACGTCTACTCCGAGCTGGCCTCCCAGTGGCCACTCGCCGGGGGCCCCTACCAGTGGGGGCGCCGGCTGCTGGGGCCCTCGTTCGGCTGGATGAGCGGCTGGGTGTGGCAGTTCGCCGTCATGTTCGGCAACACCACCGTCGCCTACCTGGCGGCGCCCTGGGTCTTCGCCCTGGCCGGGATCGCGCCGACGCCCGCGGCGATGGTCGCGGTGGCCGCCGCCATCCTGCTGGGCTGCATGCTGGTCAACGCCTTCGGCATCAGGATCCTCAGCCTCTTCGTCTCGCTGGGCATCGCCGCCGAGGCCGTGGCCTCGGTGCTGGTCGGCTTCAGCCTGCTGCTGTTCTTCCGCAAGCACGGCTTCTCCCTCTTCACCGAGACGCTCGGCGCCGAGCAGCTGTCGGGCGGCTCCACGGTCATGGCCTTCCTCGCCGTCCTCGCGGTCGCGGGCTGGGGCTTCATCGGCTTCGACGCCTGCGTCTCGACGGCCGAGGAGACCAAGGACGCCGGGCGGCAGGTGCCGCGCGCCATGTGGTGGGCCCTGCTGAGCGTCGGCACCGTGGTGATCCTCAACGCCATGGCGGTGGCCCTGGCCCACCCCGACCCGGCGGCCGTGGTGGCCGGGCAGGACCTCGACCCGGTGACCACCGCCGTGGTCACCTCCTTCGGCTCCTGGTCCGACAAGCCCTTCGTCTTCGTCGTGCTCGTCGGCTTCCTCGCCTGCGCCATGGCCTCCCAGGGCGGAGCGGCCCGCGGCGTCTACTCCCTCGCCCGCGACGGCGTCTTCCCCTTCTCCCGCCAGGTCCGCCGGGTCAACCGGCGCCAGGCGCCCATCGGCGGCCTGGTGGCCTCCACCGCCGTCAGCTGCTCCGCCCTGCTGCTGGGCCTGAACGCCACCGCCATCGGCAGTCTGATCGCCTTCGGCACGGCCGCCACCTTCCTGCCGTTCTTCCTGGTCTCGCTGGCCGCGCTCATCGCCCGGCTGCGCGGTACATGGGTGCCGTCCGGGCACATCCGGCTCGGCCGCAAGGGCACCTTCCTGAACGTGCTCGCGGTGCTCTGGACGGCCTTCGAGGTGGCCAACGTCTGCTGGCCCCGGGCCGTCCTGGCCCCGCCCGGCGCCCCGTGGTACCAGATCTGGGCCGGTCTGCTGGGCACCGGCGTGGTCATCACGGCCGGCCTGCTCTACCTGCTGGTCCGCCGCCCCCAGGAAAAGCTCCGGACCCTGGAGCCGCAGCCGGCGCGCCCGGACGCGGACCGCTCCGCCGAACCGGCGGCCGGGCTCTCCTGA
- a CDS encoding TetR/AcrR family transcriptional regulator translates to MGRPSQPLLSRAIIARAALELLNEEGPDALKMRSLADRLGVRGASLYHHVASKEDLLDAASELLNEEIDLGPLQDPQWRRGIAEYARGYRRVYLRNPHMIALVARRRVEADRALLSYDALLTALVRAGCTPDGAAEAAAALDYLVLGSALETFTAGFTRSPADYRPGYPALADSLEATRSRPGGLAGLDDRGFELGLRLVLDGLAAQLADEG, encoded by the coding sequence GTGGGCCGACCGAGCCAGCCGCTGCTGAGCCGCGCGATCATCGCGCGCGCCGCACTGGAACTGCTCAACGAGGAGGGCCCGGACGCCCTGAAGATGCGCTCGCTGGCCGACCGGCTGGGGGTGCGGGGCGCTTCGCTCTACCACCACGTCGCGTCGAAGGAGGACCTGCTCGACGCGGCGTCGGAGCTGCTCAACGAGGAGATCGACCTCGGCCCGCTCCAGGACCCGCAGTGGCGCCGGGGCATCGCCGAGTACGCCCGCGGGTACCGCCGGGTGTACCTCCGGAACCCCCACATGATCGCGCTGGTGGCGCGCCGCCGGGTCGAGGCCGACCGGGCCCTCCTCAGCTACGACGCGCTGCTGACCGCCCTGGTCCGGGCGGGCTGCACGCCGGACGGAGCGGCCGAGGCGGCGGCGGCCCTGGACTACCTGGTCCTCGGCTCCGCCCTGGAGACCTTCACGGCGGGCTTCACCCGCTCCCCGGCCGACTACCGGCCCGGGTACCCGGCCCTCGCCGACTCCCTCGAAGCGACCCGCTCCCGCCCCGGCGGCCTGGCCGGCCTGGACGACCGCGGCTTCGAACTGGGCCTGCGCCTCGTCCTGGACGGCCTGGCCGCCCAGCTGGCGGACGAGGGCTGA
- a CDS encoding NTP pyrophosphohydrolase: MSTRPVLIVDAANVVGSVPDGWWRDRKAAAERLRDRLAVRDAGEEVILVVEGAARGVESVPGVRVESASGSGDDLIVELAAAHAGRPCTVVTADRALRERVAAYGVACAGPRTVRPV, from the coding sequence GTGAGCACCCGTCCGGTGCTGATCGTCGACGCCGCGAACGTCGTCGGCTCCGTGCCCGACGGGTGGTGGCGCGACCGCAAGGCGGCCGCCGAGCGGCTGCGTGACCGGCTCGCGGTGCGGGACGCCGGTGAGGAGGTCATCCTCGTCGTCGAGGGAGCCGCCCGGGGGGTCGAGTCCGTGCCGGGGGTGCGCGTCGAGTCCGCGTCCGGCAGCGGGGACGACCTCATCGTGGAGCTCGCCGCGGCCCACGCCGGCCGGCCCTGCACGGTCGTCACCGCGGACCGCGCGCTGCGCGAGCGGGTCGCCGCGTACGGCGTCGCCTGCGCGGGCCCCCGTACGGTCCGGCCCGTCTAG
- a CDS encoding Ig domain-containing protein, with protein sequence MPRLLTPQRAAALATAALATLLPALAWAAGADAAAAPAPAPAPAAGPAAEKKCTLPPGLTEFSGLAMSRRHPGVFYAVNDSGNTNQVFAIDCTGPTGILKATFTLAGVTNTDWEGLSLGKDAATGSPAVLVGDIGDNFAGRAEITVHGFPEPEQLTNATVTPTTYRFAYADGRHDAESLLADPLTGRMFIAAKQIGAPGRLYQAPLPPLTGQVNTLTPVGPAPVFATDGAFSPSGASYALRSGGPLGANTASVYDTAGTKLADVALPSQPQGEALTYADCTHLLVGSENDPQIWQVPLPRKPPPPAPRPPPHANPHPHANPTPTPTPGNLVFPSPGPRSCTFTQPCTIQLTTTGGTPPVRYATTTLPWGLTLDPASGRITGKPWSTGTTQITATATDSTGATAGTSFALTITWF encoded by the coding sequence ATGCCCCGACTCCTGACACCCCAACGGGCCGCCGCCCTCGCGACCGCTGCCCTGGCCACGCTCCTGCCCGCGCTGGCCTGGGCGGCCGGCGCCGACGCCGCAGCGGCGCCCGCCCCGGCCCCTGCGCCGGCCGCCGGTCCGGCGGCCGAGAAGAAGTGCACCCTGCCGCCGGGCCTGACCGAATTCAGCGGGCTCGCGATGAGCCGCCGGCACCCGGGCGTCTTCTACGCCGTCAACGACAGCGGCAACACCAACCAGGTCTTCGCGATCGACTGCACCGGCCCCACCGGCATCCTGAAGGCCACCTTCACGCTCGCCGGCGTCACCAATACCGACTGGGAAGGCCTGTCCCTGGGCAAGGACGCCGCCACCGGCTCCCCGGCCGTCCTCGTGGGAGACATCGGCGACAACTTCGCCGGCCGCGCCGAGATCACGGTCCACGGCTTTCCCGAACCCGAACAGCTCACGAACGCCACCGTCACCCCCACCACCTACCGCTTCGCCTACGCCGACGGCCGGCACGACGCGGAGTCCCTGCTCGCCGACCCGCTCACCGGCCGGATGTTCATCGCCGCCAAGCAGATCGGCGCCCCGGGCCGCCTCTACCAGGCCCCGCTCCCACCGCTGACCGGCCAGGTCAACACCCTCACCCCGGTCGGCCCGGCCCCGGTGTTCGCCACCGACGGAGCCTTCTCCCCGAGCGGCGCCTCGTACGCCCTGCGCAGCGGCGGCCCCCTGGGCGCCAACACGGCCTCCGTCTACGACACGGCGGGCACCAAACTCGCGGACGTCGCCCTCCCGTCCCAGCCCCAGGGCGAGGCGCTCACGTACGCGGACTGCACCCACCTCCTGGTCGGCTCGGAGAACGACCCCCAGATCTGGCAGGTCCCCCTCCCCCGGAAGCCACCCCCGCCTGCACCTCGACCCCCACCCCACGCCAACCCCCACCCCCACGCCAACCCCACCCCCACCCCGACCCCCGGCAACCTGGTCTTCCCCAGCCCCGGCCCCCGGAGCTGCACGTTCACCCAGCCCTGCACCATCCAGCTCACCACCACCGGCGGCACACCCCCCGTCCGCTACGCCACGACCACCCTCCCCTGGGGCCTGACCCTCGACCCCGCCTCGGGCCGCATCACCGGCAAACCCTGGAGCACCGGCACGACCCAGATCACCGCCACCGCAACGGACTCCACGGGAGCCACGGCAGGCACGTCCTTCGCCCTGACCATCACCTGGTTCTGA
- a CDS encoding LysR family transcriptional regulator yields MTPTLAQLRYLVAVADCRSITGAAASVFVAQSALSRAVQAMERDLGVELLARRGRGVDLTPEGARVVRLARTVLNAVEAIDDIGTPQGRGPQAALTLVTTPTLALDLATDLVAGFTAGRPGAEVKVQQHDSREALVQELSQGRAELALVDLPVDTELTSHFIQEREVVLISPIGTRLPDPVPLRMLDGLPMVLPTPGTGRRTEMEAMFSCLGVRPVPSLEVDERLAWVTGVTDGRGSLIWYRDVVLRAFGSRAEIRSFSPPLLRPVGIAHPRRPLSRTARAFIAHAGRKAPVREPAR; encoded by the coding sequence ATGACCCCCACGCTCGCGCAACTCCGCTACCTCGTCGCCGTCGCCGACTGCCGGTCCATCACGGGCGCCGCCGCCTCCGTCTTCGTCGCCCAGTCCGCCCTGTCAAGAGCCGTCCAGGCCATGGAGCGCGACCTGGGCGTCGAGCTGCTGGCCCGGCGGGGAAGGGGGGTGGACCTCACGCCGGAGGGGGCCCGGGTCGTCCGGCTGGCCCGTACCGTGCTCAACGCGGTGGAGGCCATCGACGACATCGGGACCCCCCAGGGCCGGGGCCCGCAGGCCGCCCTCACCCTGGTCACCACCCCCACGCTCGCCCTGGACCTCGCCACCGACCTGGTCGCGGGCTTCACCGCCGGCCGGCCCGGCGCGGAGGTCAAGGTCCAGCAGCACGACAGCAGGGAAGCGCTGGTCCAGGAACTCAGCCAGGGGCGCGCCGAGCTGGCGCTCGTGGACCTGCCGGTGGACACGGAGCTGACCTCGCACTTCATCCAGGAGCGCGAGGTGGTGCTGATCTCCCCGATCGGCACCCGCCTGCCCGACCCGGTCCCCCTGCGCATGCTCGACGGACTGCCCATGGTGCTGCCGACCCCCGGAACGGGCCGCCGCACCGAGATGGAGGCCATGTTCAGCTGCCTGGGCGTCCGGCCCGTCCCCTCCCTGGAGGTCGACGAACGCCTCGCCTGGGTGACGGGGGTGACGGACGGCCGCGGCTCCCTCATCTGGTACCGGGACGTCGTCTTACGGGCCTTCGGCTCCAGGGCGGAGATCCGCTCCTTCTCCCCGCCCCTGCTGCGCCCGGTGGGCATCGCACACCCCCGCCGCCCGCTGAGCCGCACCGCCCGCGCCTTCATCGCACACGCCGGCCGCAAGGCCCCGGTCCGCGAACCGGCGCGTTGA